The following coding sequences are from one Gadus macrocephalus chromosome 3, ASM3116895v1 window:
- the LOC132453573 gene encoding E3 ubiquitin-protein ligase NEURL1-like: protein MGGQLTRNALYDSLGGPFPSTSHRCHHKPKHCLPIQCGGGLAGAMVTSPLLFHPSAKGSQIVMDPGQRMVKRQASFCNAITFTNRPVSTYEQVRLKITKKQCCWSGALRLGFTSNDPSRINPENLPKYACPDLVSQSGFWAKALPEEFANEGSVVAFWVDKKGRVFYRLNDSSPMLFFSGVRTAQPLWALVDVYGLTRGLQLLGKMLAGRGCATTCAASYPSYLCRIRGMD, encoded by the exons ACTCGCTCGGGGGACCCTTCCCGTCCACCTCCCACCGCTGTCACCACAAGCCCAAGCACTGCCTGCCCATCCAGTGTGGCGGGGGTCTGGCCGGGGCCATGGTCACCAGCCCGCTCCTCTTCCACCCCAGTGCCAAGGGCTCCCAGATCGTCATGGACCCCGGCCAGAGGATGGTGAAGAGGCAGGCCAGCTTCTGCAACGCCATCACCTTCACCAACCGGCCCGTCTCCACGTACGAGCAAGTCCGCCTCAAG atcacCAAGAAGCAGTGCTGCTGGAGCGGAGCCCTGCGCCTGGGCTTCACCTCCAACGACCCGTCGCGGATCAACCCCGAGAACCTGCCCAAGTACGCCTGCCCCGACCTGGTGTCCCAGAGCGGCTTCTGGGCCAAGGCGCTGCCCGAGGAGTTTGCCAACGAGGGCAGCGTCGTGGCCTTCTGGGTGGACAAGAAGGGCCGCGTGTTCTACCGCCTCAACGACTCCAGCCCCATGCTGTTCTTCAGCGGCGTGAGGACCGCCCAGCCACTCTGGGCGCTGGTCGACGTGTACGGCCTCACGCGCGGCTTGCAGCTGCTAGGTAAGATGCTGGCTGGAAGAGGATGTGCTACAACTTGtgcagcgtcttatcctagctatctttgtcggATACGGGGAATggattaa